The genomic DNA AAGGAAACCGTCGCCGGGCCGTTGCGCATCGGTTCATCCGTAAGCTTCGGGCGACTGCATATCGCTCCACGCCTGAGTGGTTTTTTGCAGCAATTTCCCGACGTCCAGGTTGACCTGCAACTCAATGATCACTTGCAGGATATGGTCAGCGAAGGCCTGGACGTGACCCTGCGCATCGGCGAACTGCGCGACAGTGGCCTGATCGCCCGGCAGATCGGCATCACTCATCGCGTCACCCTGGCCAGCCCGGCTTACCTCAGCCGGCAGTCCGCGCCGCAAACACCGCAAGATCTCTCGCAACACAATTGCCTGCTCTTCAACCTGCTGAGCAGCCAGAACCAATGGGTTTACGACAAGGACGGCAAACGCCACACGGTCCGCATCAGCGGCAACGCCCAGAGCAATAACTCCGAGGCGGTGCGCGAAATGGTGTTGACGGGGCTCGGCATTGCGCTGTCGCCCCTGTGGTTGTTCGCTGACGACTTGAAAGCCGGCCGCGTGGTGGCGTTATTGCAGGATTACACGCCACTGTCGCTGCCGATTCACGCAGTGTCGGCGCCCAACCGTCGTCAGTCGGCCCGGGTCAGGGCATTCGTCGACTATATGGCCGAGGCCTTGGCCCAGGCCCCCGAGTTGCAACCGATCAGATAGCCGCCGTGCGCACCTGCAGCCACTCCAGCGCGGCGCCACTGAGCAATGGGCTCAAGCGTTCACGGACCTCTGCGTGATAGCCGTTGAACCACTCGCGCTCGTCCGCCGTCAGCAACGACGGCTCCAGGCAACGGGTGTCGATCGGGCACAGCGTCAGGGTTTCGAATTTGAGGAACTCACCAAACTCGGTCTTCCCGGCTTCACGGTTCAGCACCAGGTTCTCGATCCGCACGCCCCAGCGCCCCGGGCGATAAGTCCCCGGCTCAATCGACGTAATCATCCCAGGCTGCATGGCCGTTTGCGGCGCAGTGGCGGCCTGATAGGTGATCACTTGCGGGCCTTCGTGCACATTCAGGAAATAACCTACGCCGTGACCGGTACCGTGGCCGTAGTCCACGCCCTCGGCCCAGATCGGCGCGCGAGCAATCGAATCCAGCAGCGGCGACAGAATGCCTTTAGGGAAATGGGCACGGGAGAGCGCAATCACCCCTTTGAGTACGCGAGTGCAATCACGCTTCTGCTCCTCACTCGGCGTGCCGATTGGCACCATCCGCGTGATATCCGTGGTGCCGCCGAGGTACTGGCCACCCGAGTCAATCAGCAGCAAGCCGTCGCCTTCGATCAGCGCATGCTCTTCTTCGGTGGCGTGATAGTGGGGCATCGCACCGTTGGCGTTAAACGCCGCGATGGTATTGAAACTCAGCGACACATAATCCGGCCGACGGGTACGAGCCGCGGTCAGGTGTTCGTCGATGGTCAGCTCGGTTATGCGCTCACGGCCCAGGGCACTGTCCAGCCAGGCGAAAAATTCGCACAGGGCCGCGCCGTCCTGCTCCATGGCGTGGCGAATGTGCTCGGCGTCCGCCAGGCTTTTGCGCGATTTGGCCAGGGTAGTCGGGTTCAGCCCTTCAACCAGCTTGACGCCGGCATCGAGGTTTTCCAGCAGGCCGGCGGTAACGCGAGCCGGGTCGACTTGCAGGCTGGCGCCCGCAGGCACATCACGCAGTGCATCGGCGACTTCGCTGTAGTCGCGCAGGGTCACGCCATCCTGCTCCAGCACCGCACGCAACTCTGCATCGACTTTGCTCAGCGCTACAAACAACGTGGCGTGCTGTTGATTGATCAAGGCAAAGGACACAAACACCGGGTTGAACGACACATCGCCGCCGCGCAGGTTGAACAACCACGCGATGTCATCCAGGGTGGCGATGAAATGCCAGTCGGCGCCCTTTTCTTTGAGGCTGGCGCGCAGTGCGGCAAGTTTGTCGCCACGGCTGACAGTCGCCTGTGGCGGCAGATGCTGATAGATCGGCTGGTCCGGCAAGGCGGGGCGGTCCTGCCAGACTTCGTCGAGCAAGTCGATGTCGGTACGCAACCGCGCGCCACGTTCGGCCAGCTTGCCACCCAGGGTGCGCGCCGAGGCCACGGCCATCACCGCGCCGTCCACCGCCACCACGCCACCTTCCGGGGTTTGTTCGGCCAGCCACTCCAGCGGGCCGGGTTGGCCGGGCTGCAACTTGACCAGCTCGATGCCGCTGCCCTTGAGTTCCTTGGTGGCTTGTTCCCAGTAGCGGCTGTCGGCCCAAACACCTGCGAAATCGGCGGTAACAATCAGTGTGCCCACCGAGCCATGAAACCCCGACAGCCATTGTCGCCCCTGCCAGTAACCCGGCAGGTACTCGGACAAATGCGGGTCGGCCGACGGCACCAGAAGCGCGTGAATGCCCTCACGGCTCATCAGTTCGCGGGTGTGCGCCAGGCGCTGGGGAACCGTTCCATGGATCAAAGGCTGCGTACTCATTGTGTCTCCTGCTGACCACTCATCATTATTATGTGTTGCGATTCAAATCAAACCGCCCAGAACGCCGGGGCGCTGGCCAATGCGGCCTTGATCAGTTGCACGGCCTCGTCGATATCCTGCTCGGTGGTATACCGGCCCAGGCTCAAGCGAATGGTGCGCCCGGCACTGCGCGCATCATGGCCCAGGGCCAGAAGCACGTGGGACGGCGCATTGCTGGCCGAGTTGCAGGCCGACGTGGCCGAAAACGCGATACCTGCGCTCAGCGCGGCGGAATTGAATTCGCCCTCGCCGAACGTGAGGCTCAGGGTATGGGGAATGCGCTGGGTCTGGCTGCCGTTCAAACGCACGCCGGCGACAGGCTGCAATTGATCCAGCAGACGCTGGCGCAGAGCCACAATCCTGGCTTTCTCTTCATTAAAAGATGCCGCCGCCAGCGCAAACGCGGTGCCCATGCCGGCAATCTGGTGAGTCGCCAGGGTGCCCGAGCGCAAACCGCCCTCATGGCCGCCGCCGTGAATCTGCGCCAACACTTTTTGTTGCGCCCGCGGGCCGACGTACAACGCGCCGATGCCTTTGGGCCCATACAGCTTGTGCGCGGAAAACGACATCAAGTCCACTGGCCATTGAGCCAGGTCAATCGCCACCTTGCCCGCGCCCTGCGCAGCGTCCACATGCAGCAAGGCGCCGTGTTCACGCACGCGCGCGCCGATGGCGGGGATGTCGTTCAGGGTACCAAGCTCGTTATTGACCAGCATCAACGACACCAGAAAAGTGTCTTCACGCAGCGCCTCGCTGACCGCCTCGGCCGTGATCAGCCCTTCGGCATCCGGCACCAGATAGGTCACCGCCACGCCGGCTTCCTGCAACTGTCGCGCGGTGTCCAGGGTGGCCTTGTGTTCAATCTGGCTGGTGATGATATGCCCGCCCGCGACGCCGCGCGCCTGGGCGACGCCCTTGAGCGCGAGGTTATTGGATTCGGTGGCGCCGGAGGTCCAGACAATCTGCGCGGGGCTTGCGCCAACCAGTTCGGCCACTTGGCCGCGCGCCTGTTCGACCGTTTGCCGGGCCGCCTGGCCGAACGCATGGGAACTGGACGCCGGGTTACCGAAATTGGCATTGAAGCCCAGACACTCGACCATCACCTGAATCACACGCTCATCCACCGGTGTGGTGGCGGCGTAGTCGAAATACAACGGACGTTTATTCATGACGTTAAAGACTCGCAGAGCGTATTCCCGAGACCAGCGTCTCAGGGGCATCGATCGGGACAGAGGTCGTCAGGTTTAACCAATCGAATGCCATTAAAGAAGGACCACTTTATTTAAATGTGCGTAGGAACGCTCCTGAAATTGAGCTTAACAGGCTGACGTGGCGCCATGGCAAACAAAAAGCCCGAGATTCCTTGTGGAAATCTCGGGCTTTTTGCTGTCTGGCACAGGCTCAACTGGGACGACCGTGCAGTGTGACACTGCGCTCGGCGTTCATTTCGCCCTGGCGATCAAAGCCGAAAGGCCTTTGTGGCTGGCCGGTCAGCGCTGCACGTTGTTGCTGATACTCATCGAACGACAACCCGCGACGGCTCAGCGCCTCAAGCGCCAGTTGTTTGGTTTCTTGCGCAGTGTAGGGGCGTAACTCTGGAGAGGAATGTGTCGCACACCCGGCGAGGACGGAGCTGACGACTAATAACGAAACAGCGAGAAAACGATTCATGGCGGCGGCCCTGCAATGAAGGTTTGAAGTCAATGAACACAGGCTACTCCCGCCCTCGCACGACGAAAAATCATCGTCCGTGATAGTCGCTATCAACCGTTCCGGCACCTTCGATAGCAGTGTTTCATATTCCTTTAGAGCCTATAAATATGGAAATACGTTCGTTTACGGAATAAACGTAACCTTCTATAAATGGCCTGTAGCGCGCCGCAACTGTTCGCCACGCAACTGTTGCCAGGGCAACAGCCATTCAACAAAACACCAGGCACACAACAGCTTCATTGTTCAGCAGAACACCCGCAGCCCTTGCCATTCAAGGCTTTCAGCCGTTGGTACAGCTCTTGCTCCTGTCGGGTGACCTCATTTGCCATGACCCACTGTTGATAAAGGAACTGTTCATGACCCGTCCCCTGAATGTCGTTGCCCTCTCCGGCGGTACCTGGCGCCCGTCCCGTACCCTGGTGTTGACCCAGGCCGTGCTGGCCGAGTTGGCCACCTTACTGCCAATCCAGACCACCCTGATCGAACTGGGCGACATCGCCCGGCCGTTGGGCGGTGCGCTGTCCCGCGATGAATTGCCCGCCGACGTCGAAGCCCAACTGTTGGCCATCGAACATGCCGATTTATTGGTGGTGGCCGCCCCGGTGTATCGCGGCTCCTATCCGGGCCTGCTCAAACATTTGTTCGATCTGATTGGCCTCAATGCGCTGATCAACACCCCGGTTTTGCTCGCCGCCACCGGTGGCAGCGAACGCCACGCGCTGGTTCTGGATCACCAGTTGCGCCCGCTGTTCAGCTTCTTCCAGGCCCTGACGCTGCCGATCGGCGTGTACGCCACCGAGGCCGACTTCACCGACTACCAAATCACCAGCGACTTGTTAAAAGCCCGCATTCAACTGGCGGCAGAACGCGCAGCGCCCTTGTTTACCGCGCACGCCCCTTCGCTGTTGAAAATCGCATAAGGATTTGTCATGGATGTTTTCTGGTTTCTGCCTACCCACGGCGACGGTCATTACCTGGGCACCACTCAGGGCGCTCGGCCGGTCACCCTCAATTATCTGAAGCAAGTGGCGCAGGCGGCTGACAGTCTCGGCTACCACGGCGTGTTGATTCCTACCGGACGCTCGTGCGAAGACTCCTGGGTGATCGCCTCGGCGCTGGTACCGCTGACCGAGCGCCTGCGCTATCTGGTCGCGATCCGCCCCGGCATCATCTCGCCCACCGTCTCCGCGCGCATGGCGGCCACATTGGATCGCCTGTCCAACGGCCGCTTGCTGATCAATGTGGTAACGGGGGGTGACCCCGACGAAAACCGTGGCGACGGCAGCTTCCTCGATCACAGCGAGCGCTACGAAGTGTCTGACGAATTCCTGCGGATCTGGCGCCGCGTATTGCAAGGCGAGTCCGTAGATTTTGAAGGCAAGCACCTGCGCGTACAGAATGCCAAGGCACTTTACCCACCGGTGCAAAAACCTTATCCGCCGCTGTACTTCGGCGGATCTTCCGACGCCGCCCACGACCTCGCCGCCGAACAGGTCGACGTGTACCTGACCTGGGGAGAGCCACCCGCGGCTGTCGCGGAAAAGCTCGCGGATGTACGTGAGCGCGCAGCACGCCATGGCCGCACGGTGAAATTCGGCATCCGCCTGCATGTGATCGTGCGCGAAACCGAAGAAGAGGCCTGGAAAGCCGCCGATAAACTGATCGAACACATCAGCGATGAAACCATCGCCGCGGCACAGAAATCCTTCTCGCGCTTTGACTCCGAAGGTCAACGCCGCATGGCCGCCCTGCATGACGGGCGCCGCGACAACCTGCAAATCGCGCCCAACCTGTGGGCCGGCGTCGGACTGGTACGCGGCGGCGCCGGCACTGCGCTGGTGGGCAACCCGCAGCAAGTGGCCGAACGCATCAAGGAATACGCGGACCTGGGCATTGAAAGCTTCATTTTTTCCGGTTACCCGCACCTGGAAGAAGCCTACCGGTTTGCCGAGCTGGTGTTCCCGTTGCTGCCGGAACCCTACGCCAGCCTTGCCGGGCGCGGCGTCACCAACCTCACGGGGCCGTTTGGCGAAATGATTGCCAACGATGTGCTGCCCAAAACAAAGGCCTGAGTGCAGTTAAACCCTTCAACAGGGAACCTGCTCTTCTGTGGGAGCCGGGCTTGCCCGCGATGCAGACGACTCGGTTTTTCACCAGGTGCCAGGTGAAGCCATCGCAGGCAAGCCAGCTCCCACGCTTGATTTTCAGCGCCTGCCAGATAGCGCCCGGCATTTGACTTAATTGAGGAACACCGCGTGACAGCCAAACCCCACAGCGTCCTGCCCTCCCCCTTGCAGACCGCCAAACTGCTGGCCGCCGAATTCGCCCACACCGCCGTCGAGCGCGATGAGCGTGGCGGCACGCCCAAAGCCGAACGTGATGCCTTGCGCCACAGCGGCCTGCTGGCCTTGAGCATTCCCACCCAATACGGCGGCCTCGGCACGCGCTGGAGTGAAACCCTGGGCATCGTGCGCGAGTTCGCCAAGGTCGACAGCTCCATCGCCCACGTCTTCGGTTTCCACCACCTGATGCTCGCCACCGTGCGCCTGTTTTCGCGCCCGGACCAATGGCAACCCTGGTTCGAACAAACCGCGCGCAAGAATTGGTTCTGGGGCAACGCCCTCAACCCGCTGGACACGCGCACCGTGGTCAAGGATTTCGGCGGCTGGCGCGAGTTCTCAGGCAAGAAAAGCTTCTGCTCCGGCGCCAGCGACTCGGAAATGCTGATCGCCTCGGCGGTGGATGAAAGCGCCGGCGGCAAGCTGCTGATCGCCGCCATCCCCAGCGGGCGCAGTGGCATTACGTTACACAATGACTGGAACAACATCGGCCAGCGCCAGACCGACAGCGGCAGTGCCAGCTTTGAGCGTGTGCGTGTCGAAGAATCCGAACTGCTGCTCGATCCAGGCCCGTTGAGTACACCCTTCGCCTGCCTGCGTCCACTGATCGCCCAACTGACCTTCACGCATATGTTTCTCGGGATTGCCGAAGGCGCCTTTGAAGAAGCGCGCAGTTACACCGCCACCGAAACCCGCGCCTGGCACAAATCCTCGGCCGAAGACGTGCGCCAGGACCCTTACGTGCTGCATCACTACGGCGAGTTCTGGGTGGCCCTCGAGGGCGTGCGTCTGTTGGTGGAGCGCGCCGCAGAGCTGCTCGACCAGGCCTGGGCCAAGGGCCCGAACCTCAGTGAACACGAACGCGGCCAACTGGCCATCGCCATCGCGACCGCCAAGGTCGCCGCCACCCGCCAGGGCCTGGACCTGTGCAGCCGATTGTTTGAAGTGACCGGCGCGCGCTCCACCCACGCCTCGCTGCGTCTGGACCGCCACTGGCGCAACCTGCGCACCCAAACCCTGCACGATCCGGTGGACTACAAGCTCCACGAACTGGGGGACTGGGCCTTGAACCAGTCCCTGCCCATTCCTACGTTTTACTCCTGAGAGGTGCCCATGCAGCTTTTGACCCTACCGCCCTCGCCCGCCCTGGCCACGTCGATTCGCGCCACGGCCCAGGTCTTCGAAGACCCCAAATCCCAGGCGCTGCTCGCCCACATCCAGCAAGTGGCGCCCAGTGAAGCCAGCGTGCTGATCATCGGCGAAACCGGTACCGGTAAAGAGCTGGTGGCGCGGCATATCCACAACCTCAGCGCACGGCGCAACCGGCCATTTGTGGCGGTGAACTGCGGCGCTTTCTCTGAATCGCTGGTGGAAGCGGAATTGTTTGGTCATGAGAAAGGCGCCTTCACCGGCGCCCTGAGCGCCAAAGCCGGCTGGTTCGAGGAGGCCGACGGCGGCACCTTGTTTCTGGATGAGATCGGCGATTTACCGATGGCCATCCAGGTCAAGTTGCTGCGCGTTTTACAGGAGCGCGAAGTGGTGCGCCTGGGCTCGCGCAAGAGCATTCCGATTGATGTGCGGGTGCTGGCGGCCACTAACGTGCAGCTGGAAAAAGCCATCAACGCCGGGCATTTCCGTGAAGACCTTTATTACCGCCTCGACGTGGTCAGCCTGGAACTCAGCCCGCTGCGCGAGCGCCCGGGCGATATTTTGCCGCTGACCCGGCATTTTATCGAAGCCTACAGCCAGCGCCTGGGCTACGGCCCGATCAGCATCAGCCGCGAGGCGGAACACAAACTCAAGAGCTACAGCTGGCCGGGCAACATCCGCGAGCTGGAAAACGTGATTCACCACACGCTGTTGATCTGCCGCAACGGCGTGATCGAGCGGGATGATTTGCGCCTGTCGAACATGCGCATCGAGCGCCAGGACGACAACCAGCACGCCGCCGATAACAGTGCCGAAGCCCTGCTCGCCCGCGCGTTCCAGAAGCTGTTCGAAGAACAGGCCGGCGCGCTGCATGAAAAGGTCGAAGACGCGTTATTGCGTGCCGCCTACCGCTTCAGCCATTACAACCAGGTGCACACCGCCAACCTGCTGGGCCTGAGCCGCAACGTCACCCGCACCCGCCTGATCAAGATCGGCGAGCTGGCGGTGAACAAACGCCGCCCCGGCGAAAACCTGCAGGGCGAGCGCATGCTGCATTTATCCATTTAGGCGGCAGTGCAACGCGTTGTCATGGCTGCGCTCGAAACTGCGCAGCACCTGGAACGAACCGAAAGTCACGGCCGTGGCCTGGTGGGCGCGAATCAGCGTCCAGAAGTCCTCTTCGCCCTTCTCAAAGCGCTGGAATGCCGCCTCGCCATCTTCGCGTGACTGCCATTGCAGGTAATTGAGCACGCGCCGTCCGTCATCGCTGACCTGCACGCTGGCACTCAGAAAACCGCCATGGCCCTGAGCCAGGCGTTCGCTTTGGGTGGTGAGGGCCGCCACCAGGGCGACTTGCTGCCGGGGCTCGATCTGAAATTCGATCAATTGAGTGAAGCTGCGACTCTTCTCTGATACCTGCATGAACACTCCCCTTTCTTTGTAGGCAGAATCTTGCGATTCGATGCCACGCAGGGTAAAACCTCTAGTTAAGTCAAGGTCAAGCGTTGTTACGGAGTTTTTCATGCTCAACAAAGAACTCACCGTCGGCCAGTTGGCCGCGCGCAGCGGTGTCGCCGTGACGGCGTTGCATTTCTATGAATCCAAGGGCTTGATCAAGAGCAACCGCAATGCCGGCAACCAGCGGCGTTACCCACGAGACGTATTGCGGCGGGTGGTGGTGATCAAAATCGCCCAGCGTCTGGGCATCCCGCTGGCGACGATTGGCCAGGCCTTGCAGACACTGCCGAACGGCCGCACACCGACGGCTGAGGATTGGGAACGCTTGTCGGCGCTGTGGCGCGAAGATCTGGATGAGCGCATCAACAAGCTGATGCTGCTGCGCGATAAGCTCAGCGGCTGTATCGGGTGCGGGTGTTTGTCGCTGGAGGCGTGCCCGTTGCGAAATCAGGATGATCAATTGGGCCAGCACGGCTCGGGGGCGCAGTTGTTAGAGCCTACCCCCCAATCCTGAAGTGACAACCCAATCAATGTGGGAGCTGGCTTGCCTGCGATGGCGGTGTGTCAGTTACAGATGGACAAGCTGACCCACTGCCATCGCAGGCAAGCCAGCTCCCACAGTCGATCTTCGTTGGGTTTAGAAGCCCGGGGCGATCTGGCCTTTGTAGCGCGTCAAAATGAACTGGCGCACTTCATCGGAGTTCAACGCCTTGGCCAGTTTCTGGATGCGCGGGTCGTTGATGTTGTCCGGCCGCGCCACCAGGTACTCGACGTACAGCGACTTGCCCTTCTCCACGATCAACGCACTGTTGGTATCGATCCCCGCTTCCAGCGCGTAGTTGGCGAACACAAACGCCAAATCCACCTGGCTCACCGAGCGGGCGAGCAAGGCGCCTTCCAGCTCACGGATTTTCAAGTGCTTGGGGTTCTCCACGATTTCACGCGGGGTACTGAGGGTGTTGCTCGGGTCCTTGAGCTTGATCAGCCCGGCCTCATCCAACAGTACCAACGCGCGGCCGGTGTTGACCGGGTCGTTGGGGATCGACACCGTGGCGCCGTCCTTCAACTCCGACAGGTTCTTGATGCGCGTCGAATACGCCCCGAACGGCTCGATGTGCACGCCCACCACCGGCACCAGGTCGGTGTGGCGGGTCTTGTTGTAGTCATCGAGGAACGGGCGATATTGGTAATAGTTGGCATCGATATTTTTCAGCGCCAACTGCTGGTTGGGCTGAATGAAGTCCGTGAAGACTTTGATCTGCAGGTCGACGCCTTCCTTGGCCAATACCGGCTTCACGAATTCGAGAATTTCCGCATGGGGCACGGGTGTGGCGCCGACCACCAACTTTTCGTTGGCGAAGGCGTTGAACGACAGCACGGCAGCCAAAATGGCCAGGGACTTTTTCATGAATGCTCCGAAGGCAGCTTTATAGGAATTAACGGCGGCTGTAACGCGCCACCAAACGGTCACCGGTCATTTGCAGGGCCTGCACCAGCACCAGCAAAAGCAGCACGGTGACCACCATCACGTCGGTCTGAAAGCGTTGGTAGCCATAACGAATCGCCAGGTCGCCCAGGCCACCGCCGCCGATTACCCCGGCCATGGCGGTGTAGTCCACCAGCACGATCGCGGTCACGGTCACTGCCGCCAGCAAGCCACCGCGGGCCTCCGGCAACAGGGTGTGGCGGATCACTTGCCAGGTGCTGGCGCCCATGGACTGGGTGGCCTCCACCACACCGCGGTCGACTTCACGCAACGCGGTTTCCACCAGCCGCGCAAAGAACGGCGTGCAGCCCACTACCAACGGCGGAATGGTGCCGGGCACACCCAGCGAGGTGCCCACCAGCAAGGTGGTCAACGGGATCAACACAATTAGCAAAATGATGAACGGCAGCGAGCGCAGCACGTTGACCACCACCGACAACAGCCGGTACACCACCAGTGCTTCATGCAACTGGCGCTTGCCGGTGAGAAACAGCAGCACCCCCAGCGGCAGCCCCAACAGCACGGTAAACCCCAGGGCTGCGGCGAGCATGCTCAGGGTTTCCAGGCACGCCTGGCCGATGTCGGCCCAGTAGATGTTCTTGAACAATTCGGCCATGGATCACGACCAGTCGTGACGGGGCGGCCGGGTGCCATTGAGCAGCCAGTTGCCCACCACGTGATATTTCCAGCGCACCGGGTCATGCAGGGTGTGTACCCGTGCGTTGCGCCAATGGCGGTCGAAGTTGTGCTTCTTCAAAGTCGAACGCGTGCCGCCCAGTTCGAAGAGTTTGTTGCTGGCTTCGATGGCGATTTCAGTGGTCAGCACCTTGGCGCGGGCCACGGCCAGAGAGGCGTGGGCGACGTTGTCTTCATCCGGCGCAGGCCGCGCCGCATCGAGCGCCAACCCGGCACGCTCCAGCAGCGCCTCGGCAGCTTCCAGGCGAATGTCCAGGGCGCCGACCTGAATGATGGTCAGCGGATCTTCGCTGGCTTTTTCCACGCCGGCGTCGATCCACGGGCGCGCAAATTGCTGCACGAACTGCACCGTGTCACGCAGCGCGGCACGGGCGATCCCGGCGTCGATGGCGGCAGTGGTCAGTTGTGCGAAAGGCCCGGCCAGGGTCGGCGAATCATAGGATTTATGTGTAGGAAACAGGTTGAACGCCGGTACCCGGAGGTTCTGTGCCAGCACCGTGCCGCTCGACGTGGTGCGCTGTCCCATGCTGTCCCAGTCATCCACCACCACCAGCCCTTGAGTGCCCCGCTGCACGAACGCCAACTGCGCATTTTGTTGCTCATCCAGCGCCAGCACCGCGAGCCAATGAGCGTACAACGAACCGGTGCAATAACCCTTGCGGCCGTTGATCACGTAACTATCACCTTCGCGGCGGATCGTCGCCTGAATGTCCTGCACATTTTTGCCGCCGGTTTCCGACAGCGCATTGGCAAACCGGTGGCCCTGCAACGCCAGCGCAAAGAAATGCGCCTGTTGTTCAGGCGTACCTTGCAGGCGGATATCTTCCAGCAGGCAGTAATGGTTCTGCGGGATTTGCCCCAGTGACGGATCTGCGGCCGAAATAATCGCAATTACCTGGGCCAGCACCGCGTAGGACACCTGCGCCCCGCCGAACTCGCGCGGCACGCTGATGCCCCACAGGCCACTGTTGGAATACAGGTCCACCACCTCGGCGGGGACCTGGCGGGTGCGATCACGCTCGGCGTCCTGTTCCAGCAAAACGGCGGCGATACGATGGGCG from Pseudomonas tolaasii NCPPB 2192 includes the following:
- a CDS encoding LysR family transcriptional regulator, producing MDKLSAMAIFVRVIERGSFSAVAREMQTTQPTISKVLQGLEAALGGKLIARSTRHLSLTDEGQRYYNHCREILAAVDAAEHSFQTGKETVAGPLRIGSSVSFGRLHIAPRLSGFLQQFPDVQVDLQLNDHLQDMVSEGLDVTLRIGELRDSGLIARQIGITHRVTLASPAYLSRQSAPQTPQDLSQHNCLLFNLLSSQNQWVYDKDGKRHTVRISGNAQSNNSEAVREMVLTGLGIALSPLWLFADDLKAGRVVALLQDYTPLSLPIHAVSAPNRRQSARVRAFVDYMAEALAQAPELQPIR
- a CDS encoding aminopeptidase P family protein yields the protein MSTQPLIHGTVPQRLAHTRELMSREGIHALLVPSADPHLSEYLPGYWQGRQWLSGFHGSVGTLIVTADFAGVWADSRYWEQATKELKGSGIELVKLQPGQPGPLEWLAEQTPEGGVVAVDGAVMAVASARTLGGKLAERGARLRTDIDLLDEVWQDRPALPDQPIYQHLPPQATVSRGDKLAALRASLKEKGADWHFIATLDDIAWLFNLRGGDVSFNPVFVSFALINQQHATLFVALSKVDAELRAVLEQDGVTLRDYSEVADALRDVPAGASLQVDPARVTAGLLENLDAGVKLVEGLNPTTLAKSRKSLADAEHIRHAMEQDGAALCEFFAWLDSALGRERITELTIDEHLTAARTRRPDYVSLSFNTIAAFNANGAMPHYHATEEEHALIEGDGLLLIDSGGQYLGGTTDITRMVPIGTPSEEQKRDCTRVLKGVIALSRAHFPKGILSPLLDSIARAPIWAEGVDYGHGTGHGVGYFLNVHEGPQVITYQAATAPQTAMQPGMITSIEPGTYRPGRWGVRIENLVLNREAGKTEFGEFLKFETLTLCPIDTRCLEPSLLTADEREWFNGYHAEVRERLSPLLSGAALEWLQVRTAAI
- a CDS encoding cysteine desulfurase family protein — encoded protein: MNKRPLYFDYAATTPVDERVIQVMVECLGFNANFGNPASSSHAFGQAARQTVEQARGQVAELVGASPAQIVWTSGATESNNLALKGVAQARGVAGGHIITSQIEHKATLDTARQLQEAGVAVTYLVPDAEGLITAEAVSEALREDTFLVSLMLVNNELGTLNDIPAIGARVREHGALLHVDAAQGAGKVAIDLAQWPVDLMSFSAHKLYGPKGIGALYVGPRAQQKVLAQIHGGGHEGGLRSGTLATHQIAGMGTAFALAAASFNEEKARIVALRQRLLDQLQPVAGVRLNGSQTQRIPHTLSLTFGEGEFNSAALSAGIAFSATSACNSASNAPSHVLLALGHDARSAGRTIRLSLGRYTTEQDIDEAVQLIKAALASAPAFWAV
- the msuE gene encoding FMN reductase, with translation MTRPLNVVALSGGTWRPSRTLVLTQAVLAELATLLPIQTTLIELGDIARPLGGALSRDELPADVEAQLLAIEHADLLVVAAPVYRGSYPGLLKHLFDLIGLNALINTPVLLAATGGSERHALVLDHQLRPLFSFFQALTLPIGVYATEADFTDYQITSDLLKARIQLAAERAAPLFTAHAPSLLKIA
- the ssuD gene encoding FMNH2-dependent alkanesulfonate monooxygenase → MDVFWFLPTHGDGHYLGTTQGARPVTLNYLKQVAQAADSLGYHGVLIPTGRSCEDSWVIASALVPLTERLRYLVAIRPGIISPTVSARMAATLDRLSNGRLLINVVTGGDPDENRGDGSFLDHSERYEVSDEFLRIWRRVLQGESVDFEGKHLRVQNAKALYPPVQKPYPPLYFGGSSDAAHDLAAEQVDVYLTWGEPPAAVAEKLADVRERAARHGRTVKFGIRLHVIVRETEEEAWKAADKLIEHISDETIAAAQKSFSRFDSEGQRRMAALHDGRRDNLQIAPNLWAGVGLVRGGAGTALVGNPQQVAERIKEYADLGIESFIFSGYPHLEEAYRFAELVFPLLPEPYASLAGRGVTNLTGPFGEMIANDVLPKTKA
- a CDS encoding acyl-CoA dehydrogenase family protein; this encodes MTAKPHSVLPSPLQTAKLLAAEFAHTAVERDERGGTPKAERDALRHSGLLALSIPTQYGGLGTRWSETLGIVREFAKVDSSIAHVFGFHHLMLATVRLFSRPDQWQPWFEQTARKNWFWGNALNPLDTRTVVKDFGGWREFSGKKSFCSGASDSEMLIASAVDESAGGKLLIAAIPSGRSGITLHNDWNNIGQRQTDSGSASFERVRVEESELLLDPGPLSTPFACLRPLIAQLTFTHMFLGIAEGAFEEARSYTATETRAWHKSSAEDVRQDPYVLHHYGEFWVALEGVRLLVERAAELLDQAWAKGPNLSEHERGQLAIAIATAKVAATRQGLDLCSRLFEVTGARSTHASLRLDRHWRNLRTQTLHDPVDYKLHELGDWALNQSLPIPTFYS
- a CDS encoding sigma-54 interaction domain-containing protein, which gives rise to MQLLTLPPSPALATSIRATAQVFEDPKSQALLAHIQQVAPSEASVLIIGETGTGKELVARHIHNLSARRNRPFVAVNCGAFSESLVEAELFGHEKGAFTGALSAKAGWFEEADGGTLFLDEIGDLPMAIQVKLLRVLQEREVVRLGSRKSIPIDVRVLAATNVQLEKAINAGHFREDLYYRLDVVSLELSPLRERPGDILPLTRHFIEAYSQRLGYGPISISREAEHKLKSYSWPGNIRELENVIHHTLLICRNGVIERDDLRLSNMRIERQDDNQHAADNSAEALLARAFQKLFEEQAGALHEKVEDALLRAAYRFSHYNQVHTANLLGLSRNVTRTRLIKIGELAVNKRRPGENLQGERMLHLSI
- a CDS encoding antibiotic biosynthesis monooxygenase, with protein sequence MQVSEKSRSFTQLIEFQIEPRQQVALVAALTTQSERLAQGHGGFLSASVQVSDDGRRVLNYLQWQSREDGEAAFQRFEKGEEDFWTLIRAHQATAVTFGSFQVLRSFERSHDNALHCRLNG
- the soxR gene encoding redox-sensitive transcriptional activator SoxR encodes the protein MLNKELTVGQLAARSGVAVTALHFYESKGLIKSNRNAGNQRRYPRDVLRRVVVIKIAQRLGIPLATIGQALQTLPNGRTPTAEDWERLSALWREDLDERINKLMLLRDKLSGCIGCGCLSLEACPLRNQDDQLGQHGSGAQLLEPTPQS